In Diabrotica undecimpunctata isolate CICGRU chromosome 9, icDiaUnde3, whole genome shotgun sequence, the DNA window ATTAAAAGTTTTTTGAAAGAAATTCTGACAGACTCGATATTTCTTGTCATTGCTTATAAGAAAGTATGCTCTGCTGCACTTtctcttttttattaattaaaacatTTGCCAAAGGTCTCGCCGGTTCTTTTGTTTGAAccatttttaaaatgaaatatttctgTCTTTTATAATTAGAAAGAGACCAGTACTTTTTACAAATGCTGATCCTATCCACTTTCGAAAAATTTTGACCACTAAATTGACCATTTAAATTTACCAGATTGACAGTTTGCTGGTTGTGGAATCTTTGCTGGCTTTATACCTTTCTTTGTTTTATAGGGGAAACAGTTAAACTTATTTTTCTTCTCAACATTTTTTGACCATTTAGAGGGATCAGATTTTCTAGATCGAGAAGAAACTTTCTTTAGAGGTGTATTCTCATCATTATTCTCAACAGAATTATTTATGTcgcttgtttcttttatattagttAATTCTTCATACTACTTAGACTCATTACTACTTTCTGAGATATCAGTTTGAACCCAGTCCTTATCTTTCTATCTTTCAATCCTACAAATAAGTATTTATTACTTATTGTTTTTGAAACTAAATTAACAGCAGAAATGATATTTCAAATAATAGATTTCACCTAAGTCAGTGAAAACATTAATATTCCAGTAAATGAACATGAAATACGGCGATACCGTGTAATaataagctatatttttgctaagaatatgtTTTTCGATAATATGCTTACTTTTTGATTTAATGACGAAAAACCGCCTGAAAGCgagtttttttttgttgaaaaataaacattttcacttACATAACTATCAAATGAGTCAGTCTTACTGTAATTTATACAAACTTACTTTTCCGTAACTTGCTCTGTCTGCAAAATCTTGCTGAATGTCAACATAATATCTGTTCCCCAGAAGTAGTGTCGTAACTACACTTTTCAGTATTTGCCAGAAACGGATCTCGAACATTTTGGTCCCTATATTACACATTTTTTTGATAGTATCAATTTAATTGGGCGGACTAAAATtgactttttttacaaaatttatgcTCAAATAATATACAAAACTATTTAGAACTTGATCGCGTTTCAGGTTAGTCAAGGGGAGCAGTTACGATAGTTTATCTCAAATTTAACTGTTATGTTAAAGTAGTTGCGATTCATCTGAaatgaacaaaaataattaaaataaataaatcatcaatcagccaatcccgtccactgctggacataggcctccctcagttctttccagtgttctctacactgggccgcttgtagccagtttcccgctactctttttatgtcgtcggtccatctagtcggtggtcgtcctcggcttcttttataatttctgggcctccattccataattcgtcttgtccatcgtccatcttgtgttctggctaagtgtcctgcccagttccacttaagtctcgtggttctttcaatgacgtcttgaactcctgatctttgcctgatttgtcggtttgttatgtggtctcggaggctcacattcagcattgcacgttccatggctcgttgtgtaactcttagtttattcgcagatttctgcgtgagtgttaaagtctctgctccataagtttgtacaggcaaaacacattggttataaacttttcgcttgagacacatgggaattgaactttttagaatatggcttagtttgccaaatgctgcccatgtcaggcctattcgactctgtatttcatttgtttgattgtctctgtttattttgatctcgtgtcccagatatttgtaagtgtctgtttgttgtatggtattattgtcgatagttatatttccactcgtTACGAgagttgtcataagtttagttttctcaaagtttatctttaatcctgctctttcagacagacttttaagcgaatgtagcatagaaaccgtatcctgtaagttatctgcgattaatacgacatcatctgcaaacctcagatgatttaatctttctccatctatattgatgcccatatcttgccattgggtgttcttaaatattgactctagagctgccgtgaacaattttggtgaaatattgtctccttgtcttactcctcgacctaagctgaatttttctgtgtcttcgtgtagtcgtatacttgatgtagcgttctcgtagatgtttttgattagtgacgtgtacctgtaatctattcggctttgatttagggcttccagtacggtttcaaactctacagtatcaaaagccttctcgtaatcgacaaatgcaagaaccagtggtatgttgtactcgatgcattttgcaattaagattaattaaaattaataaaaataaataaataacatggtattatcaaaaaactaaattatttatttataataatacaaaaataatgaatatttaacataattttaaaagtttccgtcTGCTTTTTACAAGTCATTTGTACTTGTAGAGTGAGGAATGTTCTCATAGAAATGGTGGTTCTCGCCTAAGAGCTCCTTAAATTTACACTGTCGTATGAACTGTTGCCAATCCCACGGAGTCATCAATGTAGTTGAATTACTAATTTGTTTTTTAGCACGCTTAATAACAGAGTGCACTCCATCTACCTCCATATGGGTGTGTCCTCGAAGAAGGAACTTATGCTTGATGACTTACTATTTAGAATGGTTTAGTTGAGAGTCCataattttcttaaataaaaataatgtgtgTTTGTCAAATAAGGTGTTGGCAAAACTTCTGCAGATCAAtcattattacaatttctttcgATGAAAGTTCTCTTGACAAAATTTTATCtgaatttttcaatttatatctaaGTTGGGCTTCTGCCCAGTGAGCTTCCAAATTAGCCTATAACTcctgtttattttctttattggcATTCtctatgtttatttttaattcatcGCAATGGTCACGGGTGTCGTTTGCTGGCAATTTAAATGACAAATTGAATTCCATGTTAAAAATTTGGTTGTACAACCACTGTTTTCCTATATCAGATTTATGAATTTTCTTTTGCTTACAGTTCTCAAGatataatgaaaacatttttGATAAATTAAGCTCATTCCCTAAACATTTTCGGGCAGATCTTGCCCTACTATAATGACTTTCAACCACTGGGAAACTTTTTATGTGCTCACGTATTGTTTCCCgaatattattttcaactttattgcttggtgtctttcttcctcttttaTCTGGCAAAACTAAACCACCTTCAACTTTTTTAGCCAGTGCAGTTTTCACAGTTGTTTCAGAAATGCTTAGTGTATTTAGAAAGAAGGTTTTACACTTTAATATTTCTACCATTAAATTCAAAACTATAAATCAAGGTTGCATTTCTCTTCGAAGCATTATAAGTTGTTTTGCGAgcaacattaatttttgaaacgCAAGAAGATCTAAACTGACGTTTAAGATCATTACTATTGCCCTTTTTGTGGAAATTGTTGGATATATTGAGTCTAGCGTTTTCATCTATATTCTCTGAGCACTTTCTGATACATGATGGCATACATGGATTTCAAACGTTTAGCTGCGATCAAGATGCCTTTTTTTATTAGTATATTCTTTTCCTGCTTCCTTTTTTACTTTTCGTATGCTCGCTTTCCAGAGATCTGCGTTAAGTTTTGTTTTTCGGCCGTTCTGTTGAACTTCAACGTTTATGTCGTTTAAATCCGTCTGTAATACAGGAAGTTGTATTTCATTCACTATTTTAGGAACCATTTCTTCTTGCTCGACGTCAGACATATCAGGTACATAGTCCGGGTCTTTAACTGAATCATGATCAGAAAAATCTTCATGATATACTTCTTCGGAATAAAGTTCGTCAACCTAAAAGTCTTTAAGAGTGCGCTACCAAGAAATTTTTACGGAAAATAGAATTTGCAAGAGGGActtttttatttggttttctatTCAGGTTTTTATTCGGTAGTCCAATTCGGTTATATTATACACCGAATTTACActcttatttaattatatatataaaaaatgtacgTTTTCCGACTCTTATAAATATACTTAGAATAAATCGTAAATAGCATCAGAATAAAtcgtaatagcaacagagatggaatgcctgcgaagatgctgcagagtaacaagaatggataggagaagtaatgacgaaataaagcaaagaacatcaatagaaacagacatactaacatatatagaacaaaaaagactaaagtggtatggacatgtaagaagagctagcgacagcagatggataaaaagaataaccgaatggagccccatgggaaggaggaaaagaggacgaccccgaaaatcctggaggaacgaagtagacgacgccatgagtaagagaggactaaacgatggagaatggaacaacagagagagatggaaacggttgagcgagggaaggcagtgaatactgtagaatccctaaatatatatataaatcgtaAATCTTAACGAATCTTCACAAGATTGGTCTTAAATGAACGAAAAAATACCAAGCTATGTCCGTgctgtaatatattttaaattttgtttttgacgtattaacaataacatttaaaaaataccaaaaaattgcAAAAGTTCGGATTCAATTTGTACAAAATagaatcaaaattttaaaaatacattacagGACGGACATAAAGCACATATCTTAAACGAGCAAATCTTGTTATTTTAAGCTAATATGTTGTACCGTTTTCAAGTAAATAGGTTAGAGCTAAGGCGTTGCAGTATAGAAAATTTAACATAATTACGAATACTTACATTCTCATAGTTTACATCAGATGGATGAGAGCTCATATTATCATTTTcagtaattattattattgaacttGAATTATTATCAACAGCAGTACTTTCATTTGTTTTGTGATTAAGCTGGACTTCTGTAGGAACATTATTGTTTATCAAAAATAATTCATTATTTTCATAATCTTCGCACATACTCTACAAAAAAATACACTTCATAATATACACGAATAAAATTTACACTAAACTAACTCACTTTATTTCTGCAAAGTTCTACTAAAACTTTTTCTCTGCCTATAATAATGTACTTTTTCCTGTTGTACAAAAGTAGGATATTATTAGACACACAACTTtcataaaaaatactaaaatcacCGCTTTGATTCTATTATTACTTTTAAACAAAAGACGTAACCTCACATTATTGTTGCTATGAACATAATTACAAACGAGTCAAGTCGTAACTGCTCTAGGAGTGCGAGTACAGCCGAATCAAATGGAAGTGAGGGGTGAGAGGTAAACAATCGTATAATACATTAGGACAGTTTACTTCTAGAGGTGTTCAAAGCTGTGAAGTGAGAAGTAAACAATCGTAAGGTATATTAAGATAGTTAGCCTTCTAAGTAGTTCTCTACTatgagacaatttaaaaacagtgTTTTTGACGTTGCTTACATATTGCAGTTATGATATTTTACCACTAAAaaggttaatattttttatgcaGTTCGACAATAACCTGAAAATCGCAATTTTTGTAGTTACACTCTACTTCTGGGGTACAGATATTATGATTACTTGTCAAATCCTTAAAATTCATAGAGTTGgtaaatacatacatacaaatTAATATCAACAAACTTACCAAGTTGCATACATCTGTTTCATTTAAAATCATGGATGTATTGTCATCTAAAACTGTATCAGATTGCACCATTTTGCTAGTACAAGGAGACTCATAGTTGTTGGAAACAATATCCAACACCTATGCAAAATTATTGGGACGCTTTGTAGGTTCGGGTGTGTTCGGTCGGAAGTGACAGTGTTTCTCCCTGCCACCACCCAAAAATTGACAAGTGACATTTCTGCGCCAGTGCATTCATTACGCATAACgccattttttttttagttgtagttttataaaaagtaaaaacatacaTTAGCTCTGGCTTGTTGCcatctaattattattattattgaactagtaaatattgtattagctCTGGCTTATAGCCATCTAATTATCATAAGTGAATGGTGAATAGTCTAAATTAAATAAAGGTGTAACTACAGTAAGTTTCGTGAGTCTTATTTCAATTAATTAAGTATACAGTCCGCTAACCATCGAGGCTTTATTGTGCGTCTCGTACATAAATTATGGTCCATCGACACAGATGTGGAATCCAGAATTTTGGGAGCCCGAAACTGAAGGTAAATTCTCATATTTCCTGAAACATTAAAAAAGGAGCCCGCCAAATTTAGCGTCCAAACTGAAGTTTGCTGCCAGGCTGCCAGCTCTAATGTCAATAAATAGAACACGGAACGAAACCGTAAGTAAGACTGTTCTCTTCCCTTTATGACAATCATCGAGCCAAGGAACGCCGAGACACCAACTTGGATTTCTGTGCTCTGTGTTCGCGTTGACATTCACCGTTTCATTACGTCaaaaattaacaatttattgGACATAACCCTATTAAGTAACAAATATTtactttgatttctgtttttaaaaaatataagtatagGTATTTGGTCctatttttgtatgtattgtcTTGTGTGTtatgtttaattaatattttaaaggtaattgtttactttaacgaccgtttttcttttttttatcagTGTTTCAGAATCTCATagatacatttttatattaaaaatactttgtCACTTAACTTAACAAAGCCTTTAAATATGTCTAAAAAGGATTTGGAAAAACTGATAACAAGGAAAAGGCAAGCGGTAAGCACTATAAGTCGGGTAAAAAGATTTATTAGTGAACATAAAGATGATCCAGAAAGTTCAAAAAAGGATGATCTATTTTCTATTAGAAAAGACATGTTATGTGAATCatttaaaactataactgatTTAAATACAGAAATTGCTCATTTAGATGAAAATTTTGATGATGATATTGATGACTTAGAAGCTGAATATGTAGATCTATTGGCAACCATCCAAGGAGTTACAtccatgaaaaacaataaaatcacAGTGCCTTTAGTTCATAATATGCCACAGCATCATGCAACCAGTACCACTAAATTACCTTCAATTGAAATTCCCACATTTGATGGGAATTCCCATCAAATGTGGGAAAGTTAGTTAAatcatttatagatatatttacagcagttatagacaaaaatataaatttaaaaagcgtagaaaaattattttatctaaaaaattatttaacacaTGAAGCCCTCAGCTTAATAAATAATCTGCCATTAGTGAATGATTCATACAATGAagctttacaaattttaaataacagataCAATAATGAAACTATGATTATTAATTCACATATTTACCAAGTTCTTGATATACCTGCCATGCAAAAAGGAACTGCTAGTTCATTACGAGAATTTATAAGTAAGGTCAAACAACAAATTGGTGCCTTAAAAAATCTTAATCAACCAGTAGATAGCTGGGATATGCTTTTAGTCTGTATACTGTCTAGAAAAATAGATCAGTTTACGAATAGGTCATATCAAATTGATAGAGATAGTTCAAGTTTACCATCATTAAATGGATTTCTAAAATATCTCGAAAATAGGGCAATGGCTCTTGAAGCCACTAATAGTACATCTGAAACAAAGTTGAAGGAAAATAAACAACTTACACACTTAGTAACCAAATCACAAAGTAATGTTAAATGTCAATACTGTTCCATCAATGGACATAAACTTTAtagttgcaaaaaatttaaagtccTTTCAGTCAATGAAAGAATTTCCTTTGTTGATAGAAACAAACTATGTAAACTATGTTTAAACAGCCATACTGATAAATGTAGGTTAAATTTAAAATGCCAAACCTGTCACAAAGGACACAATTCATTACTGCACTTAGAAAAAGTGGCAGTAAGTTCTAATATTGCTCAATCTAATCAAGATGCAAGCACTTCATCGCAATACGATGCTGTAgtaaattttaattcgatttataAAAATCGAGCAAATACAATCTTACCTACTGTAAAGGTAAAGGTTAGAACAGCATCAGGTCACAACTTGATTGTCAGAGGTTTGGTCGATACAGGCTCACAGGTTTCTTTGGTAACAAATAGTTTAGTAAAAAGGTTAAACCTAAAGacatacaataattatttagATATTGTAGGGATTTCACAAAATAGCACAAGAATCCAAAAGGCAGTTGATTTGAATATAGAATCATGTATATATGACTTCAGTACAAATATAAAATGTTCTGTAGTGGATATAATAACAGGGAATCTACACAGGTTTAGTTTTAATACATCTAAAATACCAGAATTTGTTCAATTGTCTGATGACACTTTTAATCAAAGCGGTGAAATCAGTCTACTACTAGGAGCTGATGTTGTGTTTAAAATATTGCTCGCAGAAAAAATAAACTGCCAAGAACTAATACTTCAAAATACTCTTTTAGGTTTTATTGTTAGTGGATCTGCATCAACCAACCAGTTCtcaaatttaaatattgtatGCATGCATACAACTTATAGTGATTTAGACACTGCCATCTCTCAATTTTGGGAAATGGAAAAGGTTCCTGAAGTATTCTTAGAATTTACAAGTGATCAGGAAGCTTGTGAGGCtagttttcaaaattcaataaaaataatcgaaaataaatatcaagttaatctgcctctaaaacaagaaaatattaatttaggTAACTCTTTTGCTGTAGCTCTTAAGAGATTTGAAAACTTAGAGAAAAGGTTTGTTCTAAACCCAACTCTATACTTTGATTATAAAAAATTCATAGATGAATATATTCAACTTGGTCATGCTAAAATTGTTCATTATGatccaaaaattttaaataatggcGAGGTTTATTTTATGGCTCACCATCCAGTAATAAGAGAGGATAAGAAGACTACAAAATTAAGAATAGTTTTTGACGGTAGTATGAAATCTAAGAGCAAAAAGTGCTTAAATGATTTTCTATATAATGGTGCTGTTGTACAAAATGAACTATTTGATATATTAATCCTATttagaatttataaatatattatatctgCTGATATTAAACAAATGTTTAGAATGATACTTATTCACCCTGAAGACAGaagatatttaaatatattatggaGAGAACCACATAGTGAGCTAAAGTGTATCCAGTTGCAAACAATAACATATGGGTTACGAAGCTCATCGTTTCTAGCTACTAGATGTTTAGTCGAACTAGCCAATACAGAAGGACAAAATTTTCCTTTGGCAGCTAAAGCATTAATAAATAATACCTATGTAGATGACATCCTAGCAGGAAGTGATACTATAGAAGAAGCAAAGAAACTCAAAAATGAACTAATTTCTCTTTTGCAACTAAGGTCATTTTCCTTGCACAAGTGGTGTTCAAACGATCCAAGAATAATAAGTGATATCCCCAAAGAAAATAGTAGATAGATAGGgttccttctggagcggaagtgacgtcacacgtcgatcgtcaagcgtacgtatcctcatgggtcaaggccacgcccccctcgtgacgtaggaacgtgcctagggtctcgaggccacgcccctcgaccaatggtgacgtaggaacgtacctcgtgtctctagaccacgcccctcggccaatggtggcgtaggaacgtccccccatgtcttgctgaccaatggtggacgtcctcgtgacgtcggaacgtgtcgtcgaccaatggcagcatagcagcgtcagtggtgggaatagcaacacccccagcgaccaatgacagctcagaatttgaataaacatcatagaaatggcggtatagcgatgagggaccaatggtgacatagtaacgccctcctcgtgacgtcggaacgtgtcgtcgaccaatgacagcatagcagcgtcagtagtgggaatatcaggccaatggtggcatagtaacgccctcctcgtgacgtcggaacgtgtcgtcgaccaatgacagcatagcagcgtcagtggtgggaatagcaggccaatggtggcatagtaacgccctcctcgtgacgtcggaacgtgtcgtcgacgaatgacagcatagcagcgtcagtggtgggaatagcaggccaatggtggcataggaacgtcccccaatgtcttgctgaccaatggaggacgtcctcgtgacgtcggaacgtgtcgtcgaccaatgacagcatagcagcgtcagtggtgggaatagcaggccaatggtggcataggaacgtcccccaatgtcttgctgaccaatggtggacgtcctcgtgacgtcg includes these proteins:
- the LOC140451136 gene encoding uncharacterized protein; translation: MIINSHIYQVLDIPAMQKGTASSLREFISKVKQQIGALKNLNQPVDSWDMLLVCILSRKIDQFTNRSYQIDRDSSSLPSLNGFLKYLENRAMALEATNSTSETKLKENKQLTHLVTKSQSNVKCQYCSINGHKLYSCKKFKVLSVNERISFVDRNKLCKLCLNSHTDKCRLNLKCQTCHKGHNSLLHLEKVAVSSNIAQSNQDASTSSQYDAVVNFNSIYKNRANTILPTVKVKVRTASGHNLIVRGLVDTGSQVSLVTNSLVKRLNLKTYNNYLDIVGISQNSTRIQKAVDLNIESCIYDFSTNIKCSVVDIITGNLHRFSFNTSKIPEFVQLSDDTFNQSGEISLLLGADVVFKILLAEKINCQELILQNTLLGFIVSGSASTNQFSNLNIVCMHTTYSDLDTAISQFWEMEKVPEVFLEFTSDQEACNSFAVALKRFENLEKRFVLNPTLYFDYKKFIDEYIQLGHAKIVHYDPKILNNGEVYFMAHHPVIREDKKTTKLRIVFDGSMKSKSKKCLNDFLYNGAVVQNELFDILILFRIYKYIISADIKQMFRMILIHPEDRRYLNILWREPHSELKCIQLQTITYGLRSSSFLATRCLVELANTEGQNFPLAAKALINNTYVDDILAGSDTIEEAKKLKNELISLLQLRSFSLHKWCSNDPRIISDIPKENSR